From Alphaproteobacteria bacterium, the proteins below share one genomic window:
- a CDS encoding uroporphyrinogen-III synthase has translation MLITRAEPEASGFAEALAAHGHDALKAPLLSHQSLTPPDDLDARLEAAQAVLLTSVNGARALAEATSRRDLRLLVVGDATAAAAEALGFHDTLSAAGDVTALAVLVRKQVRADAGPLLHAGGTATAGDLVGQLTASGYAISHVALYETRLADTLPFDVEHALSEGTVDVVTLFSPRTAEAFVKLASRPEIARGLAKTDAVAMSPAVADRIATLPWRSVAVAGRPTQDEMLLAIDRLSPPPAAAADPGEPDMSDAPAKPTPAASDPPPPPEPAPKPAAKPEPTRQPRRGLGVIGAFITGIVATIVVLAAITVLYLANPEAMRDAAYALTGQTPPPSAADRLKPLQDRIVALEAKPAPSDPSPALRESIGRVEQRVEAQERRTAAIQELSSKLDALTQRVETMANRPPTAAGPSPDAARLESALGQLRSELAVLKSELQSAQTTLKALAARPADAPTTPGTATSADTGDAARQIAVLVERLDRLEKRDAQAAGTTANLAEKAEVVRQLAELEARLRAEIARGASTDSGARDAAAQARARADAIEKEIAARLDAVTRETATKIEGLNRDLAARAGGDERALTSSRGAAVIGVAARLRQALEAGGPFTSSLEMLTPLAALDPQVAAMREELVKVAPTGVVPVRVLAGEFPTVARAVIAADLADDSFWQRVLGKLKSIVSIRRVGESTKGMEADAILARAEAAVNAGDLGRAVGEVKQLKGAAATPAATWLISAETHLAAERVVDRLSLHGVSLLSRGAAK, from the coding sequence GTGCTGATCACTCGTGCCGAACCCGAGGCCAGCGGCTTTGCCGAGGCGCTCGCCGCCCACGGCCACGACGCGCTGAAGGCGCCGCTGCTCAGCCACCAGAGCCTGACGCCGCCCGACGATCTCGATGCGCGCCTCGAGGCGGCGCAGGCGGTGCTGCTGACCAGCGTCAATGGCGCGCGCGCGCTGGCCGAGGCCACGTCCAGGCGCGACCTGCGCCTGCTGGTTGTCGGCGACGCCACCGCCGCGGCGGCCGAGGCACTGGGCTTCCACGACACGCTGTCGGCCGCAGGCGACGTCACGGCGCTTGCCGTGCTGGTGCGCAAGCAGGTGCGCGCCGATGCCGGCCCGCTGCTGCACGCCGGCGGCACGGCGACGGCGGGTGACCTCGTGGGCCAGCTGACCGCGAGCGGCTACGCCATCTCCCATGTCGCGCTCTACGAGACGCGGCTGGCCGACACGCTGCCCTTCGACGTCGAGCACGCGCTGAGCGAGGGAACTGTCGATGTCGTGACGCTTTTTTCGCCGCGTACCGCCGAGGCCTTTGTTAAGCTCGCCTCCCGACCGGAGATCGCGCGCGGCCTCGCCAAGACGGACGCGGTGGCGATGAGCCCGGCGGTGGCCGACCGGATCGCGACGCTGCCCTGGCGCAGCGTGGCGGTCGCCGGGCGGCCGACGCAGGACGAGATGTTGCTGGCCATCGACCGCCTGTCGCCTCCCCCGGCGGCAGCGGCGGACCCAGGAGAACCTGACATGAGCGACGCGCCTGCGAAGCCGACGCCTGCCGCCAGCGATCCGCCTCCACCACCCGAGCCCGCGCCCAAGCCTGCCGCCAAGCCCGAACCGACCCGCCAGCCGCGCCGCGGCCTCGGCGTCATCGGCGCCTTTATCACCGGCATCGTCGCCACCATCGTCGTGCTGGCGGCCATCACCGTCCTCTATCTCGCCAATCCCGAGGCCATGCGCGACGCCGCCTATGCGCTGACCGGGCAGACGCCACCGCCGAGCGCCGCCGATCGGCTCAAGCCGCTGCAGGACCGCATCGTCGCGCTCGAGGCAAAGCCGGCGCCTTCCGATCCGTCGCCGGCGCTGCGCGAGTCGATCGGCCGCGTCGAGCAGCGCGTCGAGGCGCAGGAGCGCCGGACCGCGGCCATCCAGGAGCTCTCCAGCAAGCTCGACGCGCTGACACAGCGGGTCGAGACCATGGCCAATCGGCCGCCCACCGCTGCCGGCCCGTCGCCAGACGCCGCGCGTCTGGAAAGCGCCCTCGGCCAGCTCCGGTCTGAACTGGCAGTACTGAAGAGCGAGCTGCAGAGCGCGCAGACCACGCTGAAGGCGCTGGCGGCGCGGCCGGCCGATGCGCCGACCACGCCGGGCACCGCAACGAGCGCCGACACCGGCGACGCCGCGCGCCAGATCGCGGTGCTGGTCGAGCGCCTCGACCGGCTGGAGAAGCGCGACGCGCAGGCCGCCGGCACGACGGCCAATCTCGCCGAGAAGGCCGAAGTGGTGCGCCAGCTCGCCGAGCTCGAGGCGCGGCTGCGCGCCGAGATCGCGCGCGGTGCCAGCACGGACAGCGGCGCACGCGACGCCGCCGCCCAGGCGCGCGCGCGCGCCGACGCGATCGAGAAGGAGATTGCCGCGCGCCTCGATGCCGTCACGCGGGAAACGGCGACCAAGATCGAAGGCCTCAATCGCGATCTCGCCGCGCGGGCCGGCGGCGACGAGCGCGCGCTGACCAGCAGCCGCGGCGCCGCGGTGATCGGCGTCGCCGCGCGCCTGCGCCAGGCGCTCGAGGCCGGCGGACCCTTCACCTCGAGCCTCGAGATGCTGACGCCGCTGGCGGCCCTGGATCCGCAGGTCGCCGCGATGCGCGAGGAGCTCGTCAAGGTGGCACCCACGGGCGTCGTGCCGGTGCGCGTGCTGGCCGGCGAGTTCCCGACGGTGGCGCGCGCGGTGATCGCCGCCGATCTCGCCGACGATTCGTTCTGGCAGCGCGTGCTGGGCAAGCTAAAGAGCATCGTCTCGATCCGCCGCGTCGGCGAGAGCACCAAGGGCATGGAGGCCGATGCGATCCTCGCGCGCGCCGAGGCGGCGGTGAACGCCGGTGATCTCGGCCGCGCCGTCGGCGAGGTGAAGCAGCTCAAGGGCGCCGCCGCCACGCCCGCCGCGACCTGGCTGATCAGCGCCGAGACCCACCTGGCGGCTGAGCGCGTGGTCGACCGGCTGAGCCTGCACGGCGTCTCCCTGCTGTCGCGCGGCGCTGCGAAATGA
- the hemC gene encoding hydroxymethylbilane synthase codes for MSKPVLRLGTRGSPLALIQANQMRDALRTAHPGLEVEIVTIRTTGDKVQDRPLSEIGGKGLFTREIEDGLLGGALDIAVHSAKDMLPVLPEGLMLAAFAEREDPRDALISPGRIARIADLPEGATVATVALRRKALLLHLRPDLTIVPVRGNVDTRLRKLDEGLAQAMLLARAGLNRLGRGDVGVPVPVEDMLPAAGQGAICVECRAADGATRDLLAAINHTATETCVRAEFAMQAVLEGSCRTPIAGYAVPAEGGLWLRALVARPDGSEVIAAERRGAARDAIALGEDAGRELRGRAGPHFFEG; via the coding sequence ATGAGCAAGCCCGTCCTGCGCCTCGGCACGCGCGGCAGCCCGCTGGCGTTGATCCAGGCCAACCAGATGCGCGATGCCCTGAGGACGGCGCATCCCGGGCTCGAGGTCGAGATCGTCACCATCCGCACCACCGGCGACAAGGTGCAGGACCGGCCGCTGTCGGAGATCGGCGGCAAGGGTCTGTTCACGCGCGAGATCGAGGACGGGCTGCTGGGCGGCGCGCTCGACATCGCCGTGCACAGCGCCAAGGACATGCTGCCGGTGCTGCCCGAGGGCCTGATGCTGGCGGCCTTCGCCGAGCGCGAGGATCCGCGCGACGCGCTGATCTCGCCCGGCCGCATCGCGCGCATCGCCGACCTGCCGGAAGGGGCCACCGTGGCCACGGTGGCGCTGCGCCGCAAGGCGCTGCTTCTGCACCTCAGGCCCGACCTGACGATCGTGCCGGTGCGCGGCAATGTCGACACCCGCCTGCGCAAGCTCGACGAGGGCCTGGCCCAGGCGATGCTGCTGGCGCGCGCCGGGCTGAACCGGCTGGGCCGCGGCGATGTCGGTGTGCCGGTGCCGGTCGAGGACATGCTGCCCGCCGCCGGCCAGGGCGCGATCTGCGTCGAGTGCCGCGCCGCCGACGGCGCGACGCGCGATCTGCTGGCGGCGATCAACCACACGGCGACCGAGACCTGCGTGCGCGCGGAGTTCGCCATGCAGGCGGTGCTCGAAGGCTCGTGCCGCACGCCGATCGCCGGTTACGCCGTGCCCGCCGAGGGCGGCCTGTGGCTGCGCGCGCTGGTGGCGCGGCCCGACGGGTCCGAGGTGATCGCCGCCGAGCGGCGCGGCGCGGCGCGCGACGCCATCGCCCTGGGCGAGGACGCCGGCCGAGAGCTGCGCGGCCGCGCCGGTCCGCATTTCTTCGAGGGGTGA
- the tsaD gene encoding tRNA (adenosine(37)-N6)-threonylcarbamoyltransferase complex transferase subunit TsaD codes for MIVLGIETSCDETAAAVVEARSAPVGRLRSNVVRAQLAEHARFGGVVPELAARAHVEVIDAVVQRAMDEAGLSFDQLDGVAATGGPGLIGGVIVGVTTAKAIALASGKPFLAVNHLEAHALTARLVEPVAFPFLLLLVSGGHCQLLSVEGVGRYVRLGTTIDDAVGESFDKTAKLLGLGFPGGPAVERAAKDGDARRFDLPRPMWRKPGCDFSFSGLKTAVRVVAQSLTPSDVQGIADLAASFQRTVGDVLADRCTNALSMFRDRCGATTPQPVPLVVAGGVAANAYLRARLGDLAAERDAVLVAPPPALCTDNGAMVAWAGLERLLLGQRDSLDFAPRPRWPLDESARAMIGRSGVGAGVKV; via the coding sequence ATGATCGTCCTGGGCATCGAGACCAGCTGCGACGAGACGGCGGCCGCCGTGGTCGAAGCCCGCTCCGCGCCGGTCGGCCGGCTGCGCTCCAACGTCGTGCGCGCCCAGCTGGCCGAGCACGCGCGCTTCGGCGGCGTCGTGCCGGAGCTGGCGGCGCGTGCCCATGTCGAGGTGATCGACGCCGTGGTGCAGCGCGCCATGGACGAGGCGGGGCTGTCGTTCGACCAGCTCGACGGCGTGGCCGCCACCGGCGGGCCGGGGCTGATCGGCGGCGTGATCGTCGGCGTCACCACGGCCAAGGCGATCGCCCTGGCGTCGGGCAAGCCGTTCCTCGCCGTCAACCATCTCGAGGCGCATGCGCTGACCGCGCGCCTGGTCGAGCCGGTGGCGTTTCCCTTCCTGCTGCTGCTGGTCTCCGGCGGCCATTGCCAGCTGCTCTCGGTCGAAGGCGTCGGCCGCTATGTCCGGCTGGGCACGACCATCGACGACGCCGTCGGCGAGTCGTTCGACAAGACCGCCAAGCTGCTCGGTCTGGGCTTCCCCGGCGGACCCGCGGTCGAGCGCGCGGCGAAGGACGGCGATGCCCGCCGCTTCGACCTGCCGCGGCCGATGTGGCGCAAGCCGGGCTGCGACTTCTCGTTCTCCGGCCTGAAGACCGCGGTGCGCGTGGTGGCGCAGTCGCTGACGCCCAGTGATGTGCAGGGCATCGCCGACCTCGCCGCCAGCTTCCAGCGTACGGTGGGCGACGTGCTGGCCGATCGCTGCACCAACGCGCTTTCGATGTTCCGCGACCGTTGTGGCGCGACAACGCCGCAGCCGGTGCCGCTGGTCGTCGCCGGCGGCGTCGCCGCCAACGCCTACCTGCGCGCGCGCCTGGGCGATCTCGCCGCCGAGCGCGACGCCGTGCTGGTGGCGCCGCCGCCGGCGCTGTGCACCGACAACGGCGCGATGGTCGCCTGGGCCGGGCTGGAGCGGCTGCTGCTGGGCCAGCGCGACAGCCTCGACTTCGCGCCACGCCCGCGCTGGCCGCTCGACGAATCGGCACGCGCCATGATCGGCCGCTCCGGTGTCGGCGCCGGCGTGAAGGTGTAG
- a CDS encoding 2OG-Fe(II) oxygenase family protein encodes MNATTLPNGARVEVTPLFATPVVLVELPDAARLNGELRRVIAEREKAVPGTQHSNLGGYQSSWDMNQWGGAAALRLLDAGRDVANRLTTDRTGKLVRVQWKANMWANVNRAGHGNEFHTHPGSFWSAVYYVDDGGIAADPSLGGELEFMDPRGVAPAMYAPHLAFATPGGLSSGACESIPPRAGRLVMFPAWLLHGVRPYRGVAERISIAFNLSV; translated from the coding sequence ATGAACGCCACCACCCTGCCCAACGGCGCGCGCGTCGAGGTGACGCCGCTGTTCGCTACGCCGGTCGTGCTGGTCGAGCTGCCGGATGCGGCGCGGCTGAACGGCGAGCTGCGCCGCGTGATCGCTGAGCGCGAGAAGGCAGTGCCGGGCACCCAGCACAGCAATCTCGGCGGCTACCAGTCGAGCTGGGACATGAACCAGTGGGGTGGCGCCGCAGCGCTGCGCCTGCTCGATGCCGGGCGCGACGTCGCCAATCGGCTGACCACCGACCGCACCGGCAAGCTGGTGCGCGTGCAGTGGAAGGCCAACATGTGGGCCAACGTCAATCGCGCCGGCCACGGCAACGAGTTCCACACCCATCCCGGCTCGTTCTGGTCGGCCGTCTACTACGTCGACGATGGCGGCATTGCAGCCGATCCGTCGCTCGGCGGCGAGCTCGAGTTCATGGACCCGCGCGGCGTGGCGCCGGCGATGTACGCGCCGCACCTCGCCTTCGCCACGCCGGGCGGGCTGTCGAGCGGCGCCTGCGAGTCGATCCCGCCGCGCGCCGGCCGGCTGGTGATGTTCCCGGCCTGGCTGCTGCACGGCGTACGTCCCTATCGCGGCGTCGCCGAACGCATCTCCATCGCCTTCAACCTGAGCGTCTGA
- a CDS encoding 2OG-Fe(II) oxygenase → MTSAFFPFRPGDRFPEVALPGVDGMGHKLSWSVQGEPLVVVALGDVRLLTAGPMGGLIASIADAGASTAVIVGANITAAQGALKGFAMPGGGSVPPVLCDPDRRVLATLLAPDPAQGASVGAPHDHRLIVLDANQRLVDAFTGADVEALRDAVLAAIAAARADRPPETVLFGSAAPVMMLPRVFEPAFCRSLIEQWTSGERSDGGVSSRYGNVMAADRKRTEDHIVRDPAMVKQITDRLAYRVGPELMRLFSWEAEFAFDAPVILSYAAGQQHFFRAHRDNGTPQTADRTFAVSLNLNEDYEGGELVFPEFGPTRYKPKAGMAAIFSCSLLHEALPVSEGRRFVLTTFFRDRKKQLQAQQQQRPPSLRR, encoded by the coding sequence ATGACCAGCGCGTTCTTTCCCTTCCGGCCGGGCGATCGCTTTCCCGAGGTGGCGCTGCCCGGCGTCGACGGCATGGGCCACAAGCTGAGCTGGAGCGTGCAGGGCGAGCCGCTGGTCGTGGTGGCCCTGGGCGATGTGCGGCTGCTGACCGCGGGGCCCATGGGCGGGCTGATCGCGTCGATCGCCGATGCCGGCGCATCGACGGCGGTGATCGTCGGCGCCAACATCACCGCGGCGCAGGGAGCGCTGAAGGGCTTCGCGATGCCCGGCGGTGGTAGCGTGCCGCCGGTGCTGTGCGATCCCGACCGGCGCGTGCTCGCGACCCTGCTGGCGCCCGATCCCGCGCAGGGCGCGTCGGTCGGCGCGCCGCACGATCATCGGCTGATCGTGCTCGACGCCAACCAGCGGCTGGTCGACGCGTTCACCGGCGCCGATGTCGAGGCGCTGCGCGATGCGGTGCTGGCGGCGATCGCCGCAGCGCGTGCCGATCGGCCCCCTGAAACGGTGCTGTTCGGCTCGGCGGCGCCCGTGATGATGCTGCCGCGCGTCTTCGAGCCGGCCTTCTGCAGGAGCCTGATCGAGCAGTGGACCAGCGGCGAGCGCAGCGACGGCGGCGTGTCGAGCCGCTACGGCAATGTCATGGCCGCCGACCGCAAGCGCACCGAGGACCACATCGTGCGCGATCCCGCCATGGTCAAGCAGATCACCGATCGCTTGGCCTATCGCGTCGGGCCGGAGCTGATGCGCCTGTTCAGCTGGGAAGCCGAGTTCGCCTTCGACGCGCCGGTGATCCTGTCCTACGCCGCCGGCCAGCAGCATTTCTTCCGCGCCCATCGCGACAACGGCACACCGCAGACCGCCGATCGCACCTTCGCCGTGTCGCTGAACCTCAACGAGGACTACGAGGGCGGCGAGCTGGTGTTCCCGGAGTTCGGGCCGACGCGCTACAAGCCCAAGGCGGGCATGGCGGCGATCTTCTCCTGTTCGCTGCTGCACGAGGCGCTGCCGGTGAGCGAGGGCAGGCGCTTCGTGCTCACCACCTTCTTCCGCGACCGCAAGAAGCAGCTGCAGGCGCAGCAGCAACAGCGGCCGCCGTCACTGCGCCGCTGA
- a CDS encoding MFS transporter: MAGGHAPADSDGTARPGARLGQVSWAMFDWANQPFFTLITTFIFGPYFAGELVAGLQEAQLLQTLGRAPSAAELAQIKEASGAAGQAALAFTQSAAGVLLALLSPFLGSMADITGRRKPYILVFQILTAIGCAILWFATPGNAAIVPAISFALILGTIGAEFSIVFNNAQLPTIVEPRRMGWLSGLGWGLGYTGGLLSLFIVLAVRDPAMVGLAPAGSPPLFGLDARTFEVERLIGPASALWLAIFVAPMFLFTPDGKASGVSPLDAARDGARKLWATVKKVAHYRNPFLFLIAYMIYNDGLAAIIAFGGVYAKGVFGWSTVTLGVFGIIITIAAIPGCLLGGRLDDRIGSRRLVLLTTAGVTIAALGILSVSADRILYFVPVSPLDPARGLFGSSQELTFMAFAVLLGTCMGPMQAGSRTMMGRLAPEGMAGEFYGLYALSGRATAWMAPTAIAIVTTATQTQRWGVAVVLPFLVIGFAILWFVREERSSAAQ, encoded by the coding sequence ATGGCGGGCGGACACGCGCCGGCGGACAGCGACGGCACGGCGAGGCCCGGCGCGCGGCTGGGTCAGGTGTCGTGGGCGATGTTCGACTGGGCCAACCAGCCGTTCTTCACCCTCATCACCACCTTCATCTTCGGCCCGTACTTCGCCGGCGAGCTGGTCGCCGGGCTGCAGGAGGCGCAGCTCCTTCAGACGTTGGGCCGCGCGCCCTCGGCGGCCGAGCTGGCGCAGATCAAGGAAGCCTCGGGCGCCGCCGGCCAGGCGGCGCTGGCCTTCACGCAATCGGCCGCCGGTGTGCTGCTGGCCCTGCTCAGCCCCTTCCTCGGCTCGATGGCCGACATCACCGGGCGGCGCAAGCCCTACATCCTGGTCTTCCAGATCCTGACGGCGATCGGCTGCGCCATCCTGTGGTTCGCCACGCCGGGCAACGCCGCGATCGTGCCGGCGATCTCCTTCGCGCTGATCCTCGGCACCATCGGCGCGGAGTTCTCGATCGTCTTCAACAACGCGCAGCTGCCGACCATCGTCGAGCCCCGGCGCATGGGCTGGCTCTCCGGCCTGGGCTGGGGCCTGGGCTATACCGGCGGCCTGCTGTCGCTGTTCATCGTGCTGGCCGTGCGCGATCCCGCGATGGTCGGACTGGCGCCCGCGGGCAGCCCGCCGCTCTTCGGCCTGGATGCCAGGACCTTCGAGGTCGAGCGCCTGATCGGCCCGGCCTCGGCGCTGTGGCTGGCGATCTTCGTGGCCCCGATGTTCCTGTTCACGCCCGACGGCAAGGCCAGCGGCGTCTCGCCGCTCGACGCCGCGCGCGACGGGGCGCGCAAACTGTGGGCGACGGTCAAGAAGGTCGCGCACTACCGCAACCCGTTCCTCTTCCTGATCGCCTACATGATCTACAATGACGGCCTGGCGGCGATCATCGCCTTCGGCGGCGTCTACGCCAAGGGCGTGTTCGGCTGGAGCACGGTGACGCTCGGTGTCTTCGGCATCATCATCACCATCGCCGCGATCCCCGGCTGCCTGCTGGGCGGCCGGCTCGACGACCGCATCGGCTCGCGCCGCCTCGTGCTGCTGACGACCGCCGGCGTCACCATCGCCGCCCTGGGCATCCTCTCGGTCTCGGCCGACAGGATCCTGTACTTCGTCCCCGTGTCGCCGCTCGATCCGGCGCGCGGCCTGTTCGGCTCGTCGCAGGAACTCACCTTCATGGCCTTCGCCGTGCTGCTGGGCACCTGCATGGGTCCGATGCAGGCCGGCAGCCGCACCATGATGGGCCGCCTGGCGCCCGAGGGCATGGCCGGCGAGTTCTACGGCCTCTATGCGCTGTCGGGCCGCGCCACGGCGTGGATGGCGCCCACCGCCATCGCCATCGTCACGACCGCCACCCAGACCCAGCGCTGGGGCGTCGCCGTCGTGCTGCCCTTCCTCGTGATCGGCTTCGCCATCCTGTGGTTCGTGCGCGAGGAGCGCAGCTCAGCGGCGCAGTGA
- a CDS encoding FAD-binding oxidoreductase — protein sequence MSPPVTRIASDAALPQSADVVVIGGGIAGISAAYHLAGKGHSVAVVEKGCIAGEQSSRNWGWCRQQNRDLRELPLAQRALEMWGGLNEELGAETGFRRTGLIYVTNSPSDLDRWSRWSDQAREMQMRSHVLSASEAKEMTPGSTGNWTGGIHSPTDGRAEPALAVPAIAEGARRRGATLHQDCAARGLETSAGRVSGVITEKGTIRTSSVLVAGGVWTSMFCRHHGIDMPLAGVRSTSFFTAPAPQITEGGISTPDVTFRRRLDGGYTIGISGRGMLELSPQGLKYARPFWRTFKKRYKLLSIRVGRSFFEGPEAILSWRNDTVSPFERMRTYDPPPQEKLVGFALKRIGEIYPELADVKIVHKYGGLIDFTPDWIPVISAIDRLPGLHVSAGFSGHGFGIGPAAGRLAADIVANDSPIVDPHPYRYSRLVDGTDLGEPGLM from the coding sequence ATGTCGCCGCCCGTCACCCGTATCGCAAGCGATGCAGCGCTGCCGCAATCCGCCGATGTCGTCGTGATCGGCGGCGGCATCGCCGGCATCTCGGCCGCCTACCATCTCGCCGGGAAGGGACATTCGGTCGCCGTGGTCGAGAAGGGCTGCATCGCCGGCGAGCAATCCAGCCGCAACTGGGGCTGGTGCCGCCAGCAGAACCGCGATCTGCGCGAACTGCCGCTGGCGCAGCGTGCCCTGGAGATGTGGGGCGGGCTGAACGAGGAGCTGGGCGCCGAGACCGGCTTTCGCCGAACCGGTCTCATCTATGTGACGAACAGCCCGTCCGACCTCGACAGATGGTCACGCTGGAGCGATCAGGCCCGCGAGATGCAGATGCGCAGCCATGTTCTCTCCGCGTCCGAGGCCAAGGAGATGACGCCGGGCAGCACCGGGAACTGGACCGGCGGCATCCACTCGCCGACCGACGGCCGGGCGGAACCCGCGCTCGCGGTGCCGGCGATCGCCGAGGGTGCGCGGCGTCGCGGCGCCACCCTCCATCAGGACTGCGCGGCGCGTGGGCTCGAGACGTCGGCGGGGCGCGTCAGCGGTGTGATCACTGAAAAGGGCACGATCCGCACCAGCTCCGTGCTCGTCGCGGGCGGCGTCTGGACCTCGATGTTCTGCCGCCACCACGGTATCGACATGCCCCTGGCCGGCGTGCGCTCGACGTCGTTCTTCACCGCGCCGGCGCCGCAGATCACCGAAGGCGGCATTTCGACGCCCGACGTCACGTTCCGCCGCCGCCTCGACGGCGGCTACACCATCGGCATCAGCGGACGCGGCATGCTCGAGCTCAGCCCCCAGGGGCTGAAGTATGCGCGGCCGTTCTGGCGCACCTTCAAGAAGCGCTACAAGCTCCTGTCCATCCGCGTCGGCCGCTCCTTCTTCGAGGGCCCCGAGGCCATCCTGAGCTGGCGCAACGATACGGTCTCGCCCTTCGAGCGCATGCGCACCTACGACCCGCCGCCGCAGGAGAAGCTGGTCGGCTTTGCGCTCAAGCGCATCGGCGAGATCTATCCCGAGCTCGCCGACGTGAAGATCGTGCACAAGTACGGCGGGCTGATCGACTTCACACCCGACTGGATCCCGGTGATCTCCGCCATCGACAGGCTGCCCGGCCTGCATGTCTCCGCCGGCTTCAGCGGCCACGGCTTCGGCATCGGCCCGGCAGCGGGACGGCTGGCGGCCGACATCGTCGCCAACGACTCGCCGATCGTCGATCCACACCCGTATCGCTACAGCCGGCTCGTCGACGGAACGGATCTGGGCGAGCCCGGCCTGATGTGA
- a CDS encoding cupin domain-containing protein encodes MQVVEISPPPDQATNGRSVPGSDPRQIGVRLRQLRAEHKLTILELAARAGVSAGIISQIERGQSNPSMRTLQRLRTALGVNLWEFLDPGSGVPNEDMPFVRRADQRPRIVASGTGLVKELLSPRNDDNLRFMIITMAPGSISEDVLIGTGDKGGLVLSGRVVLSVGDSTTELGEGDSFQFRSNIPHGIANRSTEEAKLIWIMSVLDTHL; translated from the coding sequence ATGCAGGTTGTTGAAATTTCACCCCCTCCCGATCAGGCGACGAACGGGCGTTCCGTGCCCGGCAGCGATCCGCGTCAGATCGGTGTGCGGCTTCGCCAGCTGCGGGCCGAGCACAAGCTGACGATTCTCGAGCTCGCGGCGAGGGCCGGCGTGTCCGCCGGCATCATCAGCCAGATCGAGCGCGGCCAGTCCAACCCGTCGATGAGGACGCTGCAGCGGTTGCGCACGGCGCTCGGCGTCAATCTCTGGGAGTTCCTCGATCCCGGGAGCGGCGTGCCGAACGAGGACATGCCCTTCGTCAGGCGGGCCGACCAGCGCCCGCGCATCGTCGCCAGCGGAACCGGCCTGGTGAAGGAGCTGCTGTCGCCGCGCAACGACGACAATCTCCGTTTCATGATCATCACCATGGCGCCCGGCAGCATCAGCGAAGACGTGCTGATCGGCACCGGCGACAAGGGTGGCCTGGTGCTCTCCGGTCGCGTCGTGCTGAGCGTCGGCGACAGCACCACGGAGCTCGGCGAGGGCGACAGCTTCCAGTTCAGGAGCAACATCCCGCACGGCATCGCCAACCGGTCAACCGAAGAGGCGAAGCTGATCTGGATCATGAGCGTGCTCGACACGCACCTCTAA
- a CDS encoding DMT family transporter, with protein sequence MNDSPSPTRRLAIGIALMASASLAIPVVDGIAKLLGATHSPVFVAWARYVASSLIVVSLTAGFYRVTHDLRQDLPANLLRTVLIVGAMTCFFFAITRIPLATAFGGYFLGPVIAALAAPLLGERLSAGRLAAAALGLAGAILVVRPGAEPSLGALLAVASGALFAGYLITTRIAVVRTPPIDALRFQCVAGALLLTPFALTHWSWPSGDELLLIAAMGALSTLCHFMVIAAFRYAEVGVLSPLVYLELVTATLIGLLVFAELPDLLAFAGIGCIVLGGWLVWRLERAKGSEPSS encoded by the coding sequence ATGAACGACAGCCCCTCGCCGACAAGACGCCTGGCCATCGGCATCGCGCTGATGGCCAGCGCGTCGTTGGCAATCCCCGTGGTCGACGGCATCGCCAAGCTGCTGGGCGCCACGCATTCGCCGGTCTTCGTCGCCTGGGCGCGCTACGTCGCATCCTCGCTGATCGTGGTGTCGCTGACCGCCGGCTTCTATCGCGTCACCCACGACCTGCGGCAGGACCTGCCGGCCAATCTCCTGCGCACCGTCCTGATCGTCGGCGCGATGACCTGCTTCTTCTTCGCCATCACGCGCATCCCGCTGGCCACCGCGTTCGGCGGCTACTTCCTCGGGCCGGTGATCGCCGCGCTGGCCGCGCCGCTGCTGGGCGAGCGGCTGAGCGCCGGCCGCTTGGCTGCCGCGGCGCTGGGGCTCGCCGGCGCCATCCTGGTCGTGCGGCCCGGCGCCGAGCCCAGCCTCGGCGCCCTGCTGGCGGTCGCCAGCGGCGCGCTGTTCGCCGGCTACCTGATCACGACGCGCATCGCCGTGGTGCGCACGCCGCCGATTGATGCGCTGCGCTTCCAGTGCGTCGCCGGCGCGCTGCTGCTGACCCCGTTCGCGCTGACGCACTGGTCGTGGCCGAGCGGGGACGAGCTGTTGCTGATCGCGGCGATGGGCGCGCTGTCCACCCTCTGCCACTTCATGGTGATCGCCGCCTTCCGCTACGCCGAGGTCGGAGTCCTCTCGCCGCTGGTCTATCTCGAGCTGGTGACAGCGACGCTGATCGGGCTGCTCGTCTTCGCCGAGTTGCCCGATTTGCTCGCCTTTGCCGGCATCGGCTGCATCGTGCTCGGCGGATGGCTTGTGTGGCGGCTGGAGCGCGCGAAGGGAAGTGAGCCTTCGTCGTAA